TTAATACAACAAATAAAAATGAAAGTAGCGTATTTGGCAAATAGCATAAATTCGGCTTGGTTTCATCATTTTAATAGAAATAAAAAATATAAATAATGAGAGTATTAATAACAGGTGGTGCAGGTTATTTAGGAACTGAATTAGTTAAAAAACTAGTTCAAATGAAATCAGTTGATGAAATTATTGTTTATGACAACTTAAGCAAAGGTGCCTACAATTTCTTTTTGTGTACTTGTATTGGTGGCGATAATATTAAATTTATTGAAGGTGATATTTTAGATACTAGGAAATTAAAAAAATCGCTAGATGGAATTGATGTATTGATTCATGCTGCTGCAAAAATTTCTACACCATATGCAGAGCAAGATCCACATATGTACGAGCAAGTAAATCATTGGGGAAGTGCAGAATTAAGTTATGCCATAGAAGAAAGCAATATCAAAAAGTTTATACATATAAGTAGTGTATCGGTTTATGGTTCATCGCCAAAAAATAAATTATTAGATGAACAATCTAAACTCAATCCAAGAACAAATTATGGCATTTCTAAAATGCGTGGCGAATCTTTTTCCGAAAGATTATTAGATAAACTTCCAACTTATATTCTACGATTAGGCAACTTGTATGGCTTCAATCAAACCATGCGTTTCGATGCTGTTATTAATAAGTTTGCTTTTGATGCTAATTTTCTAAATAAGATTTCTATTCATGGAGATGGACGACAAGAACGCTCTTTTATTCATGTTGATAAAGCAGCAAAAGTAATTACTGGAATTGTAGATACGGAATTAACTCCAGGTATTTATAATCTAGTAGATAGCAATAGATCTGTAATGGACATTGCTTTAACTTTTAAAGAGATATTTCCGCAGTTAGAAATGCAATTCATCAATCAACATTTACAGTTGAGAAATCTTACGATTAATCCAAATTGTAAGATTTTTAATAGCTTGCCAATAGCGTCCACTAATTTTAAATTAGAGATGGAACACATGTTGGCACAGTTTGCATTTCAATCTTGTTAATTTAATTCTAAGAAAAAGTTAAAAGTCAAAAAATATACTTAAGATAATCCTTCCAGCGTTATTGTATAGTATTATTGCAGTAGGGTTTTTATGTTTCTAGACTTTTAAAGTCAAGCGGATACGTGCAATGTGTGTCCGCTTTTTTTATTTCCCTTTAATCTCAATGATAGATAATTCTGGTGGCATACCAATTCTTCCAGGATAACCAATAAAACCAATTCCTCTGTTTACATTTAAATATTGCTCACCTTTTTGATACCAACCAGCCCACTGTTTGTACAATGCTTGAAATGGTGACCATTTAATATTCATAGAAGGTATTTCTACACCAAACTGAAAACCATGAGTATGTCCAGAAAAGGTAATATCTATATCTTGATATTGTGCTTTGCTATTTACTTCCATGTCCCAATGCGATGGATCATGACTTAGTAGTAACTTTACATCAGTTGCAGGCATATTGTTTGTAGCAAGATGTAAATCACCCAAAGATTTATTATAAGCTCTGCTACCAATATAATGAACGCCAATTAGTCCAATATTTAAATTGTTAATATTTAAAACTTCATGTTCATTTTGTAGTACACGCCAACCTAAACTTTGCTGAAAACTTAAAAAATCTTTATTGTTCTGAAGTAAATCAGCTTCATTGTCCCATTCTTTATAATTACCATAATCATGATTACCATAAATAGAATAAACACCATATTTAGTTTTGATATTTTTAAATATTTCTTTATACGGAAATGCTTCCTTTGCAATAACATTCACCAAATCACCAGTAAATAATAAAAAATCTACTTGTTCTTTATTAATAGTATCCACTAGTTTTTGTATAAAATTGGTATTAGCAAAACTACCTAAATGCATATCAGAAATATGTGCTAATTTTATTCCTTTTGAATTTGATGGAATTTGTTTTAAACGAATAGTATTTCTAGTAATGTTTAAATGATAAGCACCACGCAAAATTCCATAAATAGTACTAGCAAAAACAGTAGTACCTACAACCAAACTCGCTTTGTAAAAAAACTGTAATCGAGTAATTCCATTACCATTTAGATTATTAGTATTAGGTTTACTAAATAACTTCTGAAATAAAAATATAATATCTGTAATAAGGAAAAACACAAGCATAAATATTTTAGTCAAAAAATATGCTTCAGAAATTCCCATCAATAAATTCTTAGTCCAACCACTCCATTCTCTATAACCTTTAAAATAAAGAACTGCTAGAGTAATATAAGGTATAGATGCAATAATAAAAAATAATATTCTAAATAATAATTTAAAATTGTCTGATACAATGTAGTGCATCATCACTTTGTAGAAATAAATATCGGTTACTATAAAAAGTAGTAATGCTATTAAAATAAATGCCATAAAAAATTCCATATAATCAATTATAACACAAAACTAAGGAGCTTGTTTATAAAAATATCTACTAAATTGTATTATTTTTAAAACATGGATTTTAAATCTCTATTTAGAACAAAAAATATTGCTTCTATATTACAAGAAGCAAAACTAAAAGATGCTGCTAGTACAGAAGGCGAATTAAAAAGAAATCTTACAGTAAGAGATTTAGCAATGCTAGGAATTGCAGCCATTGTAGGTGCTGGTATTTTTAGTACTATTGGTCAAGCTTGTTTTGATGGCGGACCAGCAGTAAGTTTATTGTTTATTGGAATTGCCATAGCTTGTGGTTTTTCTGCTTTGTGTTATGCCGAGTTTGCTTCTCGCATTCCAATTTCTGGTAGTGCTTATACTTATGCTTATGCAACTTTTGGCGAAATTATTGCTTGGATAATTGGTTGGGATTTAATTTTAGAATATGCTATAGGAAATATAACAGTATCTATTGCTTGGTCTGGTAACTTTGTCAAATTTTTGTCCGATTGTGGTGTGCATTTACCACAGTACTTAACTACAAGTTTCTTAGAAGCACAAAAATATATGCCAGAATTATATGCATCAGCACCAAAACTATTTGGTATTCCGTTTATAATTAATATTCCGGCATTTTGTATTAATGCATTAATTACTTGGTTGGTATATATCGGAATTAAAGAATCTAAAAACTTTGCAAACGGAATGGTTATTTTTAAAGTACTAGTAATTATAGTGATTATATTAATAGGATTATTTTATATTCAACCAGAAAACTGGTCGCCTTTTGCTCCTAATGGTTTCGGTGGCGTTATCAAAGGTGTATCTGCTGTATTTTTTGCATATATTGGTTTTGATGCTATTTCTACTACTGCAGAAGAATGTAAAGATCCACAAAAAGATTTACCAAAAGGTATGATTTATGCATTAATTATAGCAACAGTATTGTATGTTTTAGTCGCACTAGTATTAACAGGAATGGTGCATTATACCAAACTCAACAACGAAGCATTTTTAGCCAATGCTTTTACAGAAATTGGTTTAAATTGGATGGGTGGTTTAATTGCATTTAGTGCATTAATTGCTACGGCAAGTGTATTGCTTGTATTTCAAATTGGTCAACCAAGAATTTGGATGAGTATGAGTAGAGATGGTTTACTACCTAAGAAATTTGCTACTATTCACAAACGATTTAAAACACCATCTTATGCTACTATTATAACTGGTTTAATTGTAGGTATTCCTTCTTTATTTTTAGATATAAATTTAGTAACTGATTTATGTAGTATCGGAACACTTTTTGCATTTGTTTTAGTTTGTGGAGGTGTTTTAATTTTAAACAAAAATGATGCAGATAATCAATATCAACCAAGTGATGATTTAAAACCAAAGTTTAAAGTAAAATATATTAATGGAAGATATTTTATTATTCTTGTTTGGATTTTAATTACACTATTTCTAGTAAAATACGAACCTAATTTTATAAACAGTGCATTTAGTTTTGAAGGTGGATTTTCTACTTGGCATCATCAAATACCATTTTGGATTTTTTTATTGGTTTCAGTTATTATAACCATATATACTATTAAAAACAAATGGTCTTTAATTCCAGTACTCGGATTTTTAAGTTGTGCATATTTACTGTCTACACTTGGAGTTGCTAATTGGCTAAGATTTATTGTTTGGATGTTAGTCGGACTACTAATTTATTTTGTTTATAGTTATAGAAAAAGTAAGCTGAATAAATAACATTTTTTTATTAATTTTAAGAAATTATCGGAAACGAAATTAAGATATTTGTAAACATCAAAATTTCAAAAAAATGCGAAAGTTATTTTTGTCTATTGTCTTATCTTTATTTGTTTTTATCTCATTTGCTAAAGGTCAAGACAGATTAATTTTACCACAGCCATTAACATTTAAAGAACACGCTAACGATGTAACACAGAATAATGATGAAACACTAGATTTTATTGCTGATTATTTAAAGCAAAATCCACTAGTCACTAAGCTGTTGATAGAATGCCATGTTTTTACAGAAGCTAGTGAGCAAGAAAATCTTTCATTGAGTCTACAAAGAGCAGCAATTGTTGGTTACTACTTAACCGAAAAAGGAATTAATTGCAGCCGTTTAATCATAACAGGTTTTGGTAATTCTAGTCCAGCTGTAGGAGCAACTGATAATCAAGATAATACTAGAATTGAGTTTTTTCCAGCAGAATATGATGGGAAACAAACACTAGATTATAATTTAAATGATCCAAACCTTAGGCAGTACGATCCTTGTGAAATTGACAATTGATGCATAGCAAACATTCTGCTCACGAAAAAAGATATTTAAAGCAAACCATATTAAAACAAGTTGGCATTGAAGGTCAACAAAAATTAATCGAAGCTAAAATTTTAGTAGTTGGTGCTGGAGCATTGGCAAGTCCTGTACTACAATATTTAACAGCAGCTGGTATTGGTACAATAGGTATCATTGATGATGATATAGTCTCAGAAAGCAATTTACATAGACAAGTACTATTCACTACAAATGATATTGGTTTTGCTAAAGTTCAAATAGTAAAAGACAGACTAAATGCTCAAAATCCATTAGTCAATATTGAAACTTATAAAGAACGATTATCTATTAAAAATGCAATTGACATTATAAATAAATATGATATTATTGTAGATTGCACTGATAATTTTCCTACACGATATTTAGTAAACGATGCATGTATAAAATGTAATAAACCTTTTGTTTACGGAGCAATAGAAGCTTTTTTCGGACAAGTTGCTGTGTTTAATTATCAACAAAGTGCTTCGTATCGTTGTCTTTTTCCAGAAATTCCAAAAGCCAACAAACTCAATTGTAATGAATTAGGTGTTATAGGCATTTTGCCAAATATTATTGGTAGTTTACAAGCTAATGAAGTTATTAAAATGATATTAGGAATTGGTAATATATTATCTAATAAATTATTAACTTATAATGCACTAACTAATGAGTCCAAGCAATTTAATATCAAAAGAAATGATACTATTATTGATATAATTAAACAATATCCATTACAAGAAGAAGTAATAGAGAATTGTGAAGTACAAAACAGCATTAAAAACATTAGTAGTGATGAATTTAAATCATTACAACACAACAACGATTACACTATCTTAGATGTAAGACAAATAGGAGAACACCCAATACTACAACAAGACAATGTACTCAATATTAGTCTAGCATTATTGCCATTCAAACTACAAGATTTAGACAAGCAACAACATTATATAGTAGTTTG
Above is a genomic segment from Chitinophagales bacterium containing:
- a CDS encoding amino acid permease; protein product: MDFKSLFRTKNIASILQEAKLKDAASTEGELKRNLTVRDLAMLGIAAIVGAGIFSTIGQACFDGGPAVSLLFIGIAIACGFSALCYAEFASRIPISGSAYTYAYATFGEIIAWIIGWDLILEYAIGNITVSIAWSGNFVKFLSDCGVHLPQYLTTSFLEAQKYMPELYASAPKLFGIPFIINIPAFCINALITWLVYIGIKESKNFANGMVIFKVLVIIVIILIGLFYIQPENWSPFAPNGFGGVIKGVSAVFFAYIGFDAISTTAEECKDPQKDLPKGMIYALIIATVLYVLVALVLTGMVHYTKLNNEAFLANAFTEIGLNWMGGLIAFSALIATASVLLVFQIGQPRIWMSMSRDGLLPKKFATIHKRFKTPSYATIITGLIVGIPSLFLDINLVTDLCSIGTLFAFVLVCGGVLILNKNDADNQYQPSDDLKPKFKVKYINGRYFIILVWILITLFLVKYEPNFINSAFSFEGGFSTWHHQIPFWIFLLVSVIITIYTIKNKWSLIPVLGFLSCAYLLSTLGVANWLRFIVWMLVGLLIYFVYSYRKSKLNK
- a CDS encoding ThiF family adenylyltransferase, which translates into the protein MHSKHSAHEKRYLKQTILKQVGIEGQQKLIEAKILVVGAGALASPVLQYLTAAGIGTIGIIDDDIVSESNLHRQVLFTTNDIGFAKVQIVKDRLNAQNPLVNIETYKERLSIKNAIDIINKYDIIVDCTDNFPTRYLVNDACIKCNKPFVYGAIEAFFGQVAVFNYQQSASYRCLFPEIPKANKLNCNELGVIGILPNIIGSLQANEVIKMILGIGNILSNKLLTYNALTNESKQFNIKRNDTIIDIIKQYPLQEEVIENCEVQNSIKNISSDEFKSLQHNNDYTILDVRQIGEHPILQQDNVLNISLALLPFKLQDLDKQQHYIVVCQSGARSKQAAQLLADNNFKHIYNLENGLLSL
- a CDS encoding OmpA family protein, with translation MRKLFLSIVLSLFVFISFAKGQDRLILPQPLTFKEHANDVTQNNDETLDFIADYLKQNPLVTKLLIECHVFTEASEQENLSLSLQRAAIVGYYLTEKGINCSRLIITGFGNSSPAVGATDNQDNTRIEFFPAEYDGKQTLDYNLNDPNLRQYDPCEIDN
- a CDS encoding SDR family oxidoreductase, which gives rise to MRVLITGGAGYLGTELVKKLVQMKSVDEIIVYDNLSKGAYNFFLCTCIGGDNIKFIEGDILDTRKLKKSLDGIDVLIHAAAKISTPYAEQDPHMYEQVNHWGSAELSYAIEESNIKKFIHISSVSVYGSSPKNKLLDEQSKLNPRTNYGISKMRGESFSERLLDKLPTYILRLGNLYGFNQTMRFDAVINKFAFDANFLNKISIHGDGRQERSFIHVDKAAKVITGIVDTELTPGIYNLVDSNRSVMDIALTFKEIFPQLEMQFINQHLQLRNLTINPNCKIFNSLPIASTNFKLEMEHMLAQFAFQSC
- a CDS encoding metallophosphoesterase, with product MAFILIALLLFIVTDIYFYKVMMHYIVSDNFKLLFRILFFIIASIPYITLAVLYFKGYREWSGWTKNLLMGISEAYFLTKIFMLVFFLITDIIFLFQKLFSKPNTNNLNGNGITRLQFFYKASLVVGTTVFASTIYGILRGAYHLNITRNTIRLKQIPSNSKGIKLAHISDMHLGSFANTNFIQKLVDTINKEQVDFLLFTGDLVNVIAKEAFPYKEIFKNIKTKYGVYSIYGNHDYGNYKEWDNEADLLQNNKDFLSFQQSLGWRVLQNEHEVLNINNLNIGLIGVHYIGSRAYNKSLGDLHLATNNMPATDVKLLLSHDPSHWDMEVNSKAQYQDIDITFSGHTHGFQFGVEIPSMNIKWSPFQALYKQWAGWYQKGEQYLNVNRGIGFIGYPGRIGMPPELSIIEIKGK